In Acidobacteriota bacterium, the DNA window ACTCCGTGCCGGAGGGATCGGCGCCGGGAGATTCGGAGACGGCGCATTCCGAGCCGAGGGAGGGAGCTACCTCTTGAGCCGTTTGTGGGACCGGGGTCAAAGCCTCGACGAGCGGATCGAGCGCTTCACCACCGGCCGCGATCCGGAGCTGGATCTGCGGCTGGTGGCTTTCGACGCTCTGGCCTCCACCGCCCACGCCCTGATGCTGCACCGTATCGGCGTGCTCACCAACGACGAGCTGGCGGGGCTGCGGCGGGAGCTGCGGCTCATCGTCGAGGACGCCCGGGAGGGCCGCTTCACCATCTCCACCGGCGACGAGGACGGCCACACGGCTATCGAGAACCGCCTCACCGAGCGGCTGGGGGATGCCGGCCGGCGCATCCACACCGGCCGCAGCCGCAACGACCAGGTCATCGCCGCCCTGCGCTTGTGGGGTCGGGAGCAGGTGCTGGAGCAGATCGAAGCCACCCTCGAGGTGGTTCGCCGGCTGCTGCGGCTGGCGGAGGAGCACGGAGAGACCAGCCTGCCGGGCTATACCCACACCCGCCAGGCCATGCCCTCGACCCTCGGCTTTCTCTTCGCCGCCCACGCCGAGAACCTGCTGGACGACATCCCTTGGATGGAAACCGCCTTCCATCACCTCAACCGCTCGCCCCTGGGCAGCGCCTCCGGCTACGGCGTCGCCCTACCCCTGGACCGCCCGCTGGTGGCGCGGCTGCTGGGCTTCGAGCGAGTGCAGGCCAACACCCTGGCGGTGCAGAACGACCGCGGCAAGAGCGAGTCTCTGGCCCTGGGAGCGGGTGCTACCGCCGCCCTCGACTTGGGGCGACTGGCAGACGATCTGATCTGGTTCTCTAGCGAGGAGCTGGGCTGCATCCGCCTCGACGACCGGGTCACCACCGGTTCGAGCATCATGCCCCAGAAGCGCAACCCCGATGTCCTGGAGCTGATCCGCGCCAGCGCCGCCAAGCTGCGCAGCCGCCAGGCGGAGATCGGGGCGGTCTACAGCCACCTGCCGTCGGGGTATCACCGCGACCTGCAGCTGACCAAGGAACCGTTCCTCGAAGGCATGCAGGGGGTGGGGGACGTGCTGGTGGCGATCCTGCCGGTGCTCGACACCCTGCGCGTCGATCGGGAGCGCTGCCGCCAGGTGATGCAGCGCTCTATCGGCGCCACCGACGCCGTCTACCAGCGAGTCGCCGCCGGCGAACCCTTCCGCAGTGCCTACAAGGCCATCGCCGGAGATCCGGCTGGTGCGGTGAGCGGGGACCCGGCGGAAGCCTGGCGTCAGCGGACCCACCTCGGCGCCCCCGGCGCCCTCGACCTCGAGCCCTACCGCACCGTCTCCGAGGCGGCGAGAGAGCGCCTCGAAGGCCTCCAGCGGCCGGTGGCCGCCGCCTGGCAGCTGGTGGATCCAGAGTAGCGCCCCGCCCGTCGGCCCTCTGGGCTTACAACAAAATATATTTTGGGTGGCCAAATCTCGAGGCCGCATGCCGACAAACACAG includes these proteins:
- the argH gene encoding argininosuccinate lyase translates to MSRLWDRGQSLDERIERFTTGRDPELDLRLVAFDALASTAHALMLHRIGVLTNDELAGLRRELRLIVEDAREGRFTISTGDEDGHTAIENRLTERLGDAGRRIHTGRSRNDQVIAALRLWGREQVLEQIEATLEVVRRLLRLAEEHGETSLPGYTHTRQAMPSTLGFLFAAHAENLLDDIPWMETAFHHLNRSPLGSASGYGVALPLDRPLVARLLGFERVQANTLAVQNDRGKSESLALGAGATAALDLGRLADDLIWFSSEELGCIRLDDRVTTGSSIMPQKRNPDVLELIRASAAKLRSRQAEIGAVYSHLPSGYHRDLQLTKEPFLEGMQGVGDVLVAILPVLDTLRVDRERCRQVMQRSIGATDAVYQRVAAGEPFRSAYKAIAGDPAGAVSGDPAEAWRQRTHLGAPGALDLEPYRTVSEAARERLEGLQRPVAAAWQLVDPE